Proteins encoded in a region of the Strix uralensis isolate ZFMK-TIS-50842 chromosome Z, bStrUra1, whole genome shotgun sequence genome:
- the NARS1 gene encoding asparagine--tRNA ligase, cytoplasmic: MAGEVLGRTAALVLEELYVSEREGNDSTGDGTQKKPFKTVLKALMTAGKEPFPTIYVDSQKENERWAIISKSQMKNVKKLWHREQTKNEAKEKKEAEDLLRREKNLEEAKKVVIKNDPSLPEPKCVKIDALEAYRGQRVKIFGWIHRLRRQGKNLMFVVLRDGTGFLQCVLSDELCQCYNGLVLSTESSVAVYGTLNLVPEGKQAPGGHELNCDYWELIGLAPAGGADNLLNEDSEVDVQLNNRHMMIRGENMSKIFKVRSMVVQAFRDHFFANGYYEVTPPTLVQTQVEGGSTLFKLDYFGEEAYLTQSSQLYLETCIPALGDVFCIAQSYRAEQSRTRRHLAEYTHIEAECPFISFEDLLDRLESLVCDVVDRVLKSPASSLLYDLNPGFKPPKRPFRRMNYTEAIEWLKEHDVKKEDGTYYEFGEDIPEAPERLMTDTINEPILLCRFPAEIKSFYMQRCHDDSRLTESVDVLMPNVGEIVGGSMRIWDSEELLQGYKREGIDPTPYYWYTDQRKYGTCPHGGYGLGLERFLTWILNRHHIRDVCLYPRFVQRCKP; encoded by the exons ATGGCGGGAGAGGTGCTGGGCAGGACGGCGGCGCTCGTCCTGG AAGAGCTGTATGTTTCTGAACGAGAGGGCAATGATTCCACTGGTGATGGGACACAAAAGAAACCCTTCAAGACTGTTCTAAAG gCTTTGATGACAGCAGGAAAGGAACCATTTCCTACTATTTATGTGGactcacaaaaagaaaatgag AGATGGGCCATTATTTCAAAGtcacaaatgaaaaatgtcaaaaaactGTGGCACAGGGAACAAACAAAGAACGAAGcgaaggagaagaaggag gcagaAGATCTCTTGAGAAGAGAGAAGAACCTGGAGGAAGCGAAGAAGGTTGTTATCAAGAACGATCCTAGTCTTCCAGAGCCAAAATGC GTAAAGATTGATGCGCTGGAGGCTTACAGAGGCCAGAGGGTGAAGATTTTTGGCTGGATTCACAGATTACGGAGGCAAG GAAAAAACTTGATGTTTGTTGTTTTGCGAGATGGCACGGGTTTTCTTCAGTGTGTCCTTTCAGATGAACTG TGTCAGTGTTACAACGGGCTCGTTCTCTCCACAGAGAGCAGTGTTGCAGTCTATGGTACGCTGAACCTTGTTCCTGAAGGCAAGCAG GCTCCAGGAGGCCACGAGCTGAACTGTGACTACTGGGAGCTTATTGGTCTGGCCCCAGCAGGAGGGGCTGACAATCTGCTCAACGAGGATTCCGAGGTTGATGTGCAACTTAACAACAGGCATATGATGATTCGAGGGGAGAATATGTCCAAAATCTTCAAGGTGCGCTCCATGGTAGTACAGGCCTTCAGGGATCACTTCTTTGCCAACGGATACTACGAA GTCACGCCACCCACTTTAGTGCAGACGCAGGTGGAAGGAGGCTCGACCCTGTTCAAACTGGATTATTTTGGTGAAGAGGCGTACTTGACGCAGTCGTCCCAGCTCTACCTGGAGACTTGCATCCCGGCCTTAGGAGATGTTTTCTGCATTGCTCAGTCGTACAGGGCGGAGCAGTCCAGGACCCGCAGACACCTGGCAGA GTACACTCACATCGAAGCTGAATGTCCGTTTATAAGTTTTGAGGATTTGTTGGACCGACTGGAGAGCTTGGTTTGCGATGTGGTAGACAGAGTCTTGAAATCGCCTGCATCGAGCTTACTGTACGACCTAAACCCG GGCTTCAAGCCCCCTAAACGTCCTTTCCGACGAATGAACTACACGGAGGCCATTGAGTGGTTAAAGGAGCACGATGTGAAGAAGGAAGATGGCACTTACTATGAGTTTGGGGAA GATATTCCTGAAGCTCCTGAGAGGCTGATGACAGACACCATTAATGAACCAATCCTGTTGTGCCGATTTCCCGCAGAGATAAAGTCTTTCTATATGCAGCGCTGCCACGACGATTCCCGGCTAACCGAATCC GTTGATGTGTTGATGCCGAACGTTGGTGAAATCGTCGGAGGCTCCATGCGTATCTGGGACAGTGAGGAGCTGCTCCAAGGCTATAAGAGAGAGGGCATCGATCCCACGCCCTACTACTGGTACACCGACCAG agaaaatatgGTACGTGCCCTCATGGTGGATATGGCTTGGGGTTAGAACGGTTCCTGACCTGGATCCTGAATAGACACCACATCCGAGACGTCTGTCTCTACCCGCGCTTCGTCCAGCGCTGCAAACCGTAG